A single window of Synechococcus sp. CBW1004 DNA harbors:
- a CDS encoding folate-binding protein YgfZ has product MADPHPSADASIAPATSLTPTATSQTLADAAPSEERSAAATPWDWRPASASVVASSVSLLELRGPDSLRFLHGQTSQAIELARPGQWLSTCCITPTARLRALAEVLVTQDGAWLVIREGEGAGVRQALDRVLFPADAVELGPLSEGVLLEPVPGAGDAVQAASSGTAPEAAGSAESGLPDWRPLEGGQGFWLGDALVLVGSDADAAAPGGLEPAAQVLLARPRLEAERRERWRIQQGWPACPAEVNEDTNPFELGLAPRVSLSKGCYVGQETLAKLATYDGVRRQLRRWFVPGAEGPSPGAPLRAGEERAGVVTSALDLADGSGWIGLALVRRSALDAATLVAEREGAEPLTLQLSLPEAFVAPPVGAGGAGRPAG; this is encoded by the coding sequence ATGGCCGATCCCCACCCCTCCGCCGACGCTTCGATCGCCCCCGCCACCTCCCTGACCCCCACCGCCACCTCCCAGACCCTCGCGGACGCGGCGCCCAGTGAGGAGCGCTCCGCTGCGGCCACTCCCTGGGACTGGCGCCCCGCCTCGGCCAGCGTGGTGGCCTCGTCGGTCTCGCTGCTGGAGCTGCGGGGACCAGACAGCCTGCGCTTCCTGCACGGCCAGACGAGCCAGGCGATCGAGCTGGCCCGCCCGGGACAGTGGCTCTCCACCTGCTGCATCACACCGACGGCGCGCCTGCGGGCCCTGGCCGAGGTGCTGGTGACGCAGGACGGTGCCTGGCTGGTGATCCGCGAGGGGGAGGGAGCAGGGGTGCGCCAGGCCCTCGATCGGGTGCTGTTCCCTGCCGATGCGGTCGAGCTCGGCCCTCTGTCTGAGGGTGTCCTTCTGGAGCCGGTGCCTGGAGCCGGTGACGCCGTGCAGGCTGCGTCGTCCGGCACCGCTCCGGAGGCGGCCGGCTCGGCGGAATCCGGCCTCCCCGATTGGCGGCCCCTGGAGGGTGGGCAGGGCTTCTGGCTGGGAGATGCCCTGGTTCTCGTGGGCTCTGATGCCGACGCTGCGGCCCCGGGCGGTCTGGAGCCCGCGGCCCAGGTCCTGCTGGCCCGTCCACGTCTGGAGGCGGAGCGGCGCGAGCGCTGGCGCATCCAGCAGGGCTGGCCCGCCTGCCCCGCCGAGGTGAATGAGGACACCAATCCCTTCGAGCTGGGCCTGGCGCCGCGGGTGAGCCTCAGCAAGGGCTGCTACGTGGGCCAGGAGACCCTGGCCAAGCTCGCCACCTACGACGGCGTCAGGCGTCAGCTGCGCCGCTGGTTCGTGCCCGGTGCCGAGGGCCCCTCCCCGGGAGCCCCGCTGCGGGCCGGTGAGGAGCGGGCCGGGGTGGTCACCTCCGCCCTCGACCTGGCCGATGGCAGCGGCTGGATCGGCCTGGCCCTGGTGCGCCGCTCAGCCCTGGACGCGGCGACGCTGGTGGCGGAGCGGGAGGGAGCCGAACCGCTGACGCTGCAGCTGTCGCTGCCGGAGGCGTTCGTGGCCCCGCCGGTGGGCGCGGGTGGGGCGGGCCGACCGGCGGGCTGA
- the pyrE gene encoding orotate phosphoribosyltransferase → MVVPALTGSEARAALLRLLAERAYRRGSFTLASGRTSEHYVNCKPVSLSGQGLALLGASMLELVEPGAAAVAGLTLGADPLVSAVALQAALAGRDLDALIVRKEAKGHGTGAWLEGPLPPAGSRITVLEDVVTTGGSALKAVNQLREAGYVVEQVVAIVDRQEGGAEAMQAAGLGLRSLFLLEEVSAAQAELAG, encoded by the coding sequence ATGGTTGTTCCCGCCCTGACCGGTTCCGAGGCCCGCGCTGCCCTGCTGCGGCTGCTGGCGGAGCGCGCCTACCGGCGCGGCAGCTTCACGCTCGCCTCGGGGCGCACCAGTGAGCACTACGTCAACTGCAAGCCGGTCAGCCTCAGCGGCCAGGGCCTGGCGCTGCTGGGGGCGTCGATGCTCGAGCTGGTGGAGCCCGGCGCTGCGGCGGTGGCGGGCCTGACGCTCGGTGCCGACCCTCTGGTCAGCGCCGTGGCTCTGCAGGCCGCCCTGGCCGGCCGCGACCTCGACGCCCTGATCGTGCGCAAGGAGGCCAAGGGCCATGGCACCGGTGCCTGGCTGGAGGGGCCCCTGCCACCCGCCGGCAGCCGCATCACCGTTCTGGAGGACGTGGTCACCACCGGCGGTTCGGCCCTCAAGGCCGTCAACCAGCTGCGCGAGGCCGGTTATGTGGTCGAGCAGGTGGTGGCCATCGTCGACCGCCAGGAGGGCGGCGCCGAGGCGATGCAGGCGGCTGGCCTGGGGCTGCGCAGCCTCTTCCTGCTGGAGGAGGTGTCGGCGGCCCAGGCGGAGCTGGCTGGCTGA
- a CDS encoding Occludin/ELL family protein, whose protein sequence is MPTSLSTTDDGAGNSTRSRRSSRPLACAGLAMGSLGLICGATGDAAQAGPLSCTTSLEAPIMATREASGSLAIPASPVEVTRCVPVETVPQLIERRAYTWTPPYAPGVDLLRQATSILGIAMGGIDGNRVMGFGFPDQTLIWDGTAIQNTTNALLEEQSSPMPLRTPDLVSVFSTSLGSGGRLAQPPNPEEGGMPSVYLNPPLLLPTQNGNTQGF, encoded by the coding sequence ATGCCTACCTCCCTCAGCACGACTGACGACGGCGCCGGCAACAGCACCCGAAGCCGACGGAGCAGCCGGCCACTGGCCTGCGCCGGGCTGGCCATGGGGAGCCTCGGCCTGATCTGCGGCGCGACCGGTGACGCCGCCCAGGCAGGCCCCCTGTCCTGCACCACCAGCCTCGAGGCCCCGATCATGGCGACCCGCGAAGCCTCGGGATCCCTGGCGATTCCCGCGTCGCCGGTGGAGGTGACCCGTTGCGTGCCGGTGGAAACCGTGCCGCAGCTGATTGAACGCCGGGCGTACACCTGGACGCCTCCCTACGCCCCGGGCGTGGACCTGCTGCGCCAGGCGACGTCGATCCTCGGGATCGCGATGGGCGGCATCGACGGCAACCGGGTGATGGGTTTCGGGTTCCCGGATCAGACACTGATCTGGGATGGGACGGCGATCCAGAACACCACCAACGCCCTGCTCGAAGAGCAGTCGAGCCCGATGCCCCTGCGCACCCCGGACCTGGTGAGCGTGTTCAGCACCAGCCTCGGCAGTGGCGGCAGACTGGCCCAGCCGCCCAACCCCGAGGAAGGCGGAATGCCCTCGGTCTACCTCAATCCGCCGCTGCTGCTACCCACGCAGAACGGCAATACTCAAGGGTTCTGA
- a CDS encoding integrase translates to MAPRDPYLARINRALRDLGSSVSLEISPSGGRLRLRASLPTPDGGWKQRRITTAFPYPSGVDQARQLAEELGRDLELHRRGLEAFPLDRWLQPARTPGEDSAGISGQEAVSRTETWWRQQRRRGPSADVTWTTTYAAPLRPLLSQADVTIDTLRAVVESKPIGSCSRRKAALAATAVAQALEMGTEAVQELRVLGKGYTPLKDAAPRNLPGDDEIVAVIDGLPSGWQWAAGICATYGARPHEALLMPEVENNGLVVIRGGKTGARQGLPLPKAWIDRWDLRSKRLPAINLDRDHRTVGSQLGVALRRHEAPFLPYDLRHAWAVRAIHNPQISPSLAAKSLGHSLMVHTSLYQRWFDSASMASLVAQM, encoded by the coding sequence ATGGCCCCCAGGGACCCCTACCTGGCACGCATCAACCGGGCGCTGCGGGACCTTGGCTCCAGCGTCAGCCTGGAGATCTCTCCGTCCGGCGGCCGGCTACGCCTGCGCGCGTCGCTGCCCACGCCGGATGGTGGCTGGAAGCAGCGGCGCATCACCACCGCCTTTCCTTACCCCTCCGGAGTCGACCAGGCACGCCAGCTCGCCGAGGAGCTCGGCCGCGACCTGGAGCTGCACCGCCGAGGCCTGGAGGCGTTCCCTCTCGATCGCTGGCTGCAACCGGCTCGAACACCTGGGGAGGATTCCGCGGGAATCAGCGGTCAGGAGGCGGTCAGCCGGACCGAGACCTGGTGGCGGCAGCAGCGCAGGCGCGGCCCCAGCGCCGACGTCACCTGGACCACCACCTATGCCGCACCGCTGAGACCCCTGCTCAGTCAGGCCGACGTCACCATCGACACGCTGCGTGCGGTGGTGGAGAGCAAGCCGATCGGCAGCTGCAGTCGGCGCAAGGCGGCTCTGGCGGCCACGGCCGTGGCGCAGGCCCTGGAGATGGGCACGGAAGCGGTGCAGGAGCTCAGGGTCCTGGGCAAGGGCTACACCCCCTTGAAGGATGCGGCGCCGCGCAACCTCCCTGGCGACGATGAGATCGTCGCGGTGATCGATGGGCTGCCGTCAGGGTGGCAGTGGGCTGCGGGGATCTGCGCCACCTATGGAGCCAGGCCCCATGAGGCGCTCCTGATGCCAGAGGTTGAGAACAATGGCCTGGTCGTGATCCGTGGCGGCAAGACCGGAGCCCGGCAGGGCCTGCCGCTGCCGAAGGCGTGGATTGACCGCTGGGATCTCAGGAGCAAGCGCCTGCCGGCCATCAACCTCGATCGCGACCACCGCACAGTCGGCTCACAGCTGGGAGTGGCTCTGCGTCGCCACGAGGCGCCATTTCTCCCCTACGACCTGCGCCACGCCTGGGCGGTGCGGGCGATTCACAACCCGCAGATCAGCCCCTCGCTGGCGGCCAAGAGCCTCGGGCACTCCCTGATGGTCCATACCTCTCTGTATCAGCGCTGGTTCGACAGCGCCTCGATGGCGTCACTTGTTGCGCAGATGTGA
- a CDS encoding Fic family protein — MKRLGAGRYEITSTAGEEVRAFVPAPLPPEPPVQLGGALQGLHEQALLACGRLDGVSTLLPDRDLFLYAYVRREALLSSQIEGTQSSLSDLLLFELEEAPGVPFDDVVEVSSYVSGLEHGLGRLQEGFPLSCRLLREIHARLLARGRGADRLPGEFRRSQNWIGGTRPGNARFVPPPPGLVEACMGQLEQFIHGGPQGQHNLPLLVRAALAHVQFETIHPFLDGNGRLGRLLIVLMLIDAGVLQQPLLYLSLFFKEHRSRYYELLDGVRQDGDWEAWIDFFLEGVENTATAAVSTAHRLLALFRADEARLGGLGRSGPSVRHVFTALSRRPLNSINQLSTACQLSFPTTAKALETLVDLGIVREITGGRRNRLFAYDGYLTILSEGAEPL, encoded by the coding sequence ATGAAGCGCCTTGGCGCAGGTCGTTACGAGATCACCAGCACCGCTGGCGAAGAGGTCCGTGCCTTCGTCCCGGCGCCATTGCCGCCTGAACCACCCGTCCAACTGGGTGGAGCACTGCAGGGGTTGCACGAGCAAGCACTGTTGGCCTGCGGACGCCTGGATGGGGTTTCGACCCTCCTTCCCGATCGGGACCTCTTCCTCTACGCCTACGTTCGGCGGGAGGCCTTGCTGTCCTCTCAGATTGAGGGCACGCAGTCGTCCTTGTCAGACCTGCTGCTGTTCGAGCTCGAAGAAGCCCCCGGAGTTCCCTTCGATGACGTCGTCGAGGTCTCCAGTTACGTGTCGGGGTTGGAGCACGGCCTGGGGAGGCTGCAAGAGGGGTTCCCCCTCTCCTGCCGCCTGCTCCGCGAGATCCACGCCCGGCTGTTGGCCAGGGGCCGCGGAGCCGATCGGCTGCCGGGAGAGTTCCGACGGAGCCAGAACTGGATCGGCGGCACCCGCCCAGGCAATGCCCGCTTCGTGCCCCCGCCTCCCGGGCTGGTGGAGGCGTGCATGGGGCAGCTGGAGCAGTTCATCCACGGGGGGCCCCAGGGACAGCACAACCTGCCCTTGCTGGTGCGGGCTGCGCTGGCCCACGTGCAGTTCGAGACGATCCATCCGTTTCTCGATGGCAACGGTCGCCTGGGCCGCCTGCTGATCGTGCTGATGCTGATCGACGCAGGGGTTCTGCAGCAGCCATTGCTCTATCTGAGCCTGTTCTTCAAGGAACACCGCAGCCGCTACTACGAACTGCTGGACGGCGTGCGTCAGGACGGGGACTGGGAGGCCTGGATCGACTTCTTCCTCGAAGGGGTCGAGAACACAGCGACTGCTGCGGTCAGCACCGCTCACAGGCTGCTCGCGTTGTTCCGCGCCGACGAGGCCAGGCTGGGCGGTCTGGGGCGCTCGGGGCCCAGCGTGCGGCACGTGTTCACGGCCCTCAGCAGGCGTCCACTGAACAGCATCAACCAGCTGAGCACCGCCTGTCAGCTGAGCTTTCCCACCACAGCCAAAGCCCTTGAGACCTTGGTGGATCTGGGAATTGTTCGAGAGATCACCGGCGGTCGGCGCAATCGCCTCTTTGCCTACGACGGCTATCTGACGATCCTGAGCGAGGGGGCCGAGCCGCTCTGA
- a CDS encoding DUF3987 domain-containing protein has protein sequence MNPCAYSALREAAVRLLQLRLSMQTVIPVALPAESYPATRKNGATGRRDIQRDKNGKPLPAYVGKNPSFWKADGTPTQTSHRKAVDEAELLARIDVAERLGKPIGLAVIPSTDVVVIDFDRKNYPSQEACDREWLGLLDLYPELTQTRLERTPGGGVHIYVQPADGMASWRSAAGSLHCQFTPVPGGEHRGEVLAGTRVCVCAPTRSGAGAYELVNPDHAYSVVEVPDLASIGIYPKVNATPEPTVPPSSSRPASERRAPNGLNTIPQLADLIGSRAQEVLRGGRPYGADASAVADRSLQLTGFVKELWSWHNLLLEQGWRFEGDPDQLLAQAIAALDIGDKAERVLASIIRADCRHRDPDRAERHYAWLAGDRSRRWGGRGDGQGSSSGVCGTAASDPSQPPPLSREECRDRFRDAVAAHRSPTEVELLLGELVDESQLHPQELRQLLAAVRIEAEQRDVLRQEASALEEDLARHQARAPITLDGLFPAPLAEAIRRITEHLPYCDHVVATAYLAGVSGLVKLGTTICGNPYTDFVTPANLYVATVGRSGQKKTPLEKLLVRRPAQELRREMAAANSRAMETWLKQYKGCKKDERPPKPVAIYLQIQDYTGEAFVQQLQELDKRGLSVLVLRDELAGLFGAMNAYRSGRGSDEQQLLELFDGQAYTSLRVSAGDRSYDRCQVSIYGAIQPGVLRELIKGGDPSGKWARFLFSPLPENTVPLPTAISAEGVTAVNRANEDLQVYARRIYTMPAQRYQLDLEAIVAFSAYEHEKQIQAQQARLDAQGALYGKSAGKVLRVAVLLHLLQLAVLNEPGEGEVPVATLQRAIELVDAMDDWALGFHEQAAAGEEEGGVSSLMRRIHTLARKAKGAVSWTQLRQQMSGREKKGTNAALADQAMRALAELGVGEVCEGPRGGLLYRATADLPM, from the coding sequence ATGAACCCTTGTGCCTACAGCGCTCTCAGGGAGGCGGCCGTTCGCCTGCTGCAGCTGAGGCTGAGCATGCAGACGGTGATTCCGGTGGCGCTTCCCGCCGAGTCCTATCCCGCAACCAGAAAGAACGGAGCAACCGGTCGGCGGGACATTCAGCGCGACAAGAATGGCAAGCCCCTGCCTGCCTATGTGGGCAAGAATCCGAGTTTCTGGAAGGCGGACGGAACGCCGACTCAGACGAGTCACCGGAAAGCGGTGGATGAGGCAGAGCTGCTGGCAAGAATTGATGTTGCGGAACGCCTTGGAAAGCCGATCGGGCTAGCTGTCATCCCATCCACGGATGTGGTGGTGATCGACTTCGATCGCAAGAACTATCCATCACAGGAAGCTTGCGACCGTGAATGGCTGGGATTGCTGGATCTTTATCCAGAGCTGACGCAGACCCGGCTTGAGCGCACGCCCGGCGGCGGGGTCCACATTTACGTGCAGCCGGCTGACGGGATGGCCAGCTGGCGGAGTGCGGCAGGGTCACTGCACTGCCAGTTCACGCCCGTTCCTGGCGGTGAGCATCGCGGGGAGGTGCTGGCCGGCACCCGGGTGTGCGTCTGTGCCCCGACCCGCAGCGGAGCCGGTGCCTATGAGCTGGTCAACCCGGATCACGCCTACAGCGTGGTTGAGGTGCCGGATCTGGCCTCCATCGGCATCTACCCGAAGGTCAACGCAACACCTGAACCCACGGTTCCGCCGTCGTCGTCGCGGCCTGCCAGCGAGAGGAGAGCCCCGAACGGCCTGAACACCATTCCGCAGTTGGCCGATCTGATCGGCAGCAGGGCGCAGGAGGTGCTGAGGGGTGGGCGGCCCTATGGCGCGGACGCATCGGCCGTGGCCGATCGGAGCCTCCAGCTCACCGGCTTCGTGAAGGAGCTCTGGAGCTGGCACAACCTGCTGCTGGAGCAGGGGTGGAGGTTTGAGGGTGATCCCGATCAGTTGCTGGCGCAGGCGATCGCCGCCCTCGACATCGGCGACAAGGCGGAACGAGTTCTGGCGTCCATCATTCGGGCGGATTGTCGCCATCGGGATCCCGACCGGGCGGAGCGTCACTACGCCTGGCTGGCGGGTGATCGTTCCCGCCGTTGGGGTGGCCGCGGCGATGGCCAGGGATCGAGCAGTGGGGTCTGCGGTACTGCCGCGTCCGATCCCAGTCAGCCGCCGCCGCTGAGCCGCGAGGAGTGTCGCGATCGGTTTCGGGATGCGGTTGCCGCCCATCGCTCGCCCACCGAGGTGGAGCTGCTGCTCGGCGAGCTGGTGGATGAATCCCAGCTCCATCCCCAGGAGCTCCGCCAGCTGCTGGCAGCGGTTCGGATCGAGGCAGAGCAACGCGATGTCCTGCGGCAGGAAGCCAGCGCCCTGGAAGAGGATCTGGCCCGGCACCAGGCCCGTGCACCGATCACCCTGGATGGCTTGTTTCCCGCGCCGTTGGCGGAGGCGATCCGGCGGATCACAGAACACCTGCCGTACTGCGATCACGTGGTGGCCACGGCCTACCTGGCGGGCGTCAGCGGCCTGGTGAAGCTGGGCACGACGATCTGCGGCAACCCCTACACCGACTTCGTCACTCCGGCGAATCTGTACGTCGCGACGGTGGGCCGCTCCGGTCAGAAGAAAACGCCCCTGGAGAAGTTGCTCGTCCGCCGTCCGGCGCAGGAGCTCAGGCGGGAGATGGCTGCGGCCAACAGCCGTGCGATGGAGACATGGCTGAAGCAGTACAAGGGCTGCAAGAAAGACGAGCGGCCGCCCAAGCCGGTGGCGATCTACCTGCAGATTCAGGACTACACCGGGGAGGCCTTCGTTCAGCAGCTGCAGGAGCTCGATAAACGAGGGCTGAGCGTGCTGGTGCTGCGCGATGAGCTCGCGGGCCTGTTCGGTGCGATGAACGCCTACCGATCCGGCCGCGGGTCCGATGAACAGCAGCTGCTGGAGCTGTTTGACGGGCAGGCCTACACCTCGCTGCGGGTGTCAGCCGGCGATCGCAGTTATGACCGCTGTCAGGTGAGCATCTATGGGGCGATTCAGCCCGGCGTGCTGCGGGAGCTGATCAAGGGCGGCGACCCCTCAGGTAAATGGGCGCGCTTTCTGTTCTCTCCTCTGCCGGAGAACACGGTGCCCCTGCCCACCGCGATCAGTGCGGAGGGCGTGACAGCGGTGAACAGGGCCAATGAGGATCTGCAGGTCTATGCCCGCCGGATCTACACGATGCCGGCGCAGCGCTACCAGCTGGATCTTGAGGCGATCGTGGCCTTCAGTGCCTACGAGCACGAGAAGCAGATCCAGGCCCAGCAGGCCCGACTGGATGCCCAGGGGGCGCTCTACGGCAAGTCAGCGGGCAAGGTGCTCCGGGTCGCAGTGTTGCTGCACCTGCTGCAGCTGGCGGTGCTGAACGAGCCGGGTGAAGGGGAGGTCCCGGTGGCCACGCTGCAGCGGGCCATCGAGTTGGTCGACGCCATGGATGACTGGGCCCTGGGCTTCCATGAGCAGGCCGCGGCCGGTGAGGAGGAAGGAGGCGTCTCCTCGCTGATGCGGCGCATTCACACCCTGGCCCGCAAGGCCAAGGGGGCGGTGAGCTGGACGCAGCTGCGTCAGCAGATGAGCGGCCGCGAGAAGAAAGGCACCAACGCAGCTCTGGCTGATCAGGCGATGCGGGCCCTGGCTGAACTCGGTGTCGGCGAAGTCTGCGAGGGGCCCCGTGGGGGTCTGCTGTACCGGGCCACAGCAGACCTGCCCATGTGA
- a CDS encoding type IV toxin-antitoxin system AbiEi family antitoxin domain-containing protein, with amino-acid sequence MPPVLDRKETALKLARSRGLLRAREAAAAGVDRSTLARLCDSGLLERLERGVYGLPAAAVREHVDLEIVAKRVPQAVFCLLTALRLHGLGTQQPRRVWISLPRGGAHRPTLQFPPLEMIHVQPELHRLQVESRRSGPIRLKVYGVEKTLVDCFRHRRRLGMEPVLEALKDAISQRRLNVDELWRQAQAQRMQRVMTPYLEALL; translated from the coding sequence ATGCCCCCCGTCCTGGACAGGAAAGAAACGGCCCTGAAGCTGGCCCGCAGCCGCGGCCTCCTACGCGCCAGGGAGGCCGCGGCGGCTGGTGTTGATCGTTCGACCCTGGCGCGGCTGTGCGACAGCGGCCTGCTGGAGCGGCTGGAGCGCGGGGTTTATGGCCTGCCTGCCGCGGCCGTTCGCGAGCACGTTGACCTGGAGATCGTCGCCAAGCGGGTCCCCCAGGCAGTGTTCTGCCTGCTGACGGCCCTGCGGCTGCACGGTCTGGGGACACAGCAGCCCCGCCGGGTCTGGATCAGCCTGCCGCGGGGGGGCGCCCATCGGCCCACCCTCCAGTTCCCGCCGCTGGAGATGATCCATGTACAGCCAGAGCTGCATCGGCTGCAGGTGGAATCACGCCGCTCCGGTCCGATCCGGCTGAAGGTCTACGGGGTGGAGAAGACCCTGGTCGACTGCTTCCGCCATCGCCGCCGGCTCGGCATGGAGCCCGTGCTGGAGGCCCTGAAGGATGCGATCAGCCAGAGACGGCTGAACGTCGATGAGCTCTGGCGTCAGGCGCAGGCGCAGCGCATGCAGCGGGTGATGACTCCGTACCTCGAAGCACTGCTGTGA
- a CDS encoding Fic family protein, whose protein sequence is MPTRLPRRPPSLEALLAQAGGLHEAMPVLAQLAASNQGDRYFHWDELRHRPAPQGLSHEQWWLAEKLSRRGTGTPLPLLSSEGSPFWFCQPPLLLKGLHEIDMKAGASVMAPEAVTTASTRDRYLLSSLMEEAITSSQMEGAATTRDVAKAMIRSHRAPRDRSEQMILNNFRTMQRIRELKDHALTPQLVLDLHRLVSEKTLDDPADAGRLRPPDMEVVVDDIYGTVFHVPPAASELEARLEQLCRFANGETPAVFIHPVVRAITLHFWLAYDHPFCDGNGRTARALFYWSMLKQGYWLFEFISISSVINQARARYERSFLLCETDDNDLTYFLLAQVTVIQQAIANLHAYLERKANEVALLQRRLEGMDGLNHRQLALLRHALLHAGFRYTVLSHQNSHGVSNQTARSDLQKLAGRGLLTPEKDGKREVFRVPADLTSRLPS, encoded by the coding sequence TTGCCCACCCGTCTGCCCCGCAGGCCTCCATCGCTGGAGGCACTGCTCGCCCAGGCCGGCGGGTTGCATGAGGCCATGCCCGTGCTCGCTCAGCTCGCGGCGAGCAACCAGGGGGATCGCTACTTCCACTGGGACGAGTTGCGCCATCGCCCTGCCCCGCAGGGTCTGAGCCATGAGCAGTGGTGGCTGGCCGAGAAGCTCTCAAGACGCGGCACCGGCACTCCGCTGCCCCTGCTGAGCAGCGAAGGCAGCCCTTTCTGGTTCTGCCAGCCGCCCCTACTGCTCAAGGGTCTGCATGAGATCGACATGAAGGCCGGGGCCAGCGTGATGGCACCAGAGGCCGTCACCACGGCCTCCACACGCGATCGCTACCTGCTGAGTTCACTGATGGAGGAGGCGATCACCTCCTCCCAGATGGAGGGCGCCGCCACAACCCGGGACGTGGCCAAGGCCATGATCCGCAGCCACCGCGCGCCAAGGGATCGCTCCGAGCAGATGATCCTCAACAACTTCCGGACCATGCAGCGGATCCGGGAACTGAAGGATCACGCCCTGACTCCGCAGCTGGTGCTGGATCTGCATCGGCTGGTGAGCGAGAAGACGCTGGATGACCCCGCCGATGCCGGCCGGCTGCGTCCTCCCGACATGGAGGTGGTGGTCGATGACATCTATGGCACCGTGTTCCACGTGCCGCCGGCAGCAAGTGAGCTGGAGGCGCGCCTGGAGCAGCTGTGCCGTTTCGCCAATGGTGAAACCCCGGCCGTGTTCATCCACCCGGTGGTGCGGGCCATCACCCTGCATTTCTGGCTGGCCTATGACCACCCGTTCTGCGATGGCAACGGCCGCACGGCAAGGGCGCTCTTCTACTGGTCGATGCTCAAGCAGGGGTACTGGCTGTTTGAGTTCATCTCGATCTCCTCGGTGATCAACCAGGCCCGAGCGAGGTACGAGCGTTCCTTCCTGCTCTGCGAAACCGATGACAACGACCTGACCTACTTCCTGTTGGCCCAGGTGACGGTGATCCAGCAGGCGATCGCAAACCTGCACGCGTATCTGGAGCGCAAGGCCAATGAGGTAGCTCTGCTGCAGCGGCGTCTGGAGGGCATGGATGGACTCAACCACCGCCAGCTGGCCCTGCTGCGCCATGCCCTGCTCCATGCGGGGTTCCGCTACACGGTGCTCTCCCACCAGAACAGTCATGGCGTCAGTAACCAGACCGCCCGGAGCGATCTGCAGAAGCTGGCAGGCCGCGGCCTGCTGACCCCGGAGAAGGACGGCAAGCGGGAGGTTTTCCGGGTGCCGGCTGATCTCACCAGTCGCCTACCGAGCTGA
- a CDS encoding IS5 family transposase, translating to MAAPLQLGFTDYEQTYAKKKTRRQRFLDEMEATVPWDPFLALISPVYHRPSAKGGRPPFPLEVMLRIHLLQQWFTLSDPLMEEMLIDTPCFRRFAGIDMVEDRIPDETTILNFRHLLEENRIAEQILETVNQSLREKGVMLKEGTILDATIINAPSSTKNKTGERDPEMHSVAKGNQWFFGMRCHIGVDAASGLVHSVVSTAANVHELNTAPDRVHGEERVIYGDSGHIGIEKREAFKDCEAEMRIAMKPGQRRVLPDTPEGRLLDLMEAAKAHVRAKVEHPFRIIKCQFGFRKVFYRSIRKNNLKLTMLFALANLWMVRERCPSTA from the coding sequence ATGGCGGCCCCCCTCCAGTTGGGTTTCACGGACTACGAGCAGACCTACGCCAAGAAGAAAACGCGCCGGCAGCGCTTCCTCGATGAGATGGAAGCCACAGTGCCCTGGGATCCTTTCCTGGCCTTGATTTCGCCTGTGTACCACAGGCCTTCTGCCAAGGGCGGGCGCCCACCGTTTCCGCTGGAGGTGATGCTGCGCATCCACCTGCTGCAGCAGTGGTTCACGCTTTCCGATCCCTTGATGGAGGAGATGCTGATCGATACCCCCTGCTTCCGCCGCTTTGCTGGGATCGACATGGTTGAGGACCGGATCCCTGACGAGACGACGATCCTGAACTTCCGCCACCTCCTGGAAGAGAATCGGATAGCAGAGCAGATCCTGGAGACGGTGAACCAGAGCCTGCGGGAGAAGGGCGTGATGCTTAAGGAGGGTACGATCCTCGATGCCACAATCATCAACGCTCCCAGTTCAACCAAGAACAAGACGGGCGAGCGGGATCCTGAAATGCACTCGGTGGCCAAAGGCAACCAGTGGTTCTTTGGGATGCGGTGCCACATCGGTGTGGATGCAGCCTCGGGTCTGGTCCATTCCGTGGTGAGCACGGCTGCCAACGTCCATGAGCTGAACACGGCACCCGATCGCGTCCATGGCGAGGAACGCGTGATCTACGGCGACTCTGGCCACATCGGCATCGAAAAGCGTGAGGCGTTCAAGGACTGCGAAGCAGAGATGCGCATCGCCATGAAGCCCGGACAGCGCCGAGTTCTACCGGACACCCCAGAGGGAAGACTGCTGGATCTGATGGAGGCGGCGAAAGCACATGTCAGGGCAAAGGTGGAGCATCCATTTCGGATCATCAAGTGCCAGTTTGGATTTCGGAAGGTCTTCTACCGAAGCATCCGCAAGAACAACCTCAAGCTGACGATGCTGTTTGCCCTCGCCAATCTCTGGATGGTGCGCGAACGTTGTCCTTCTACAGCGTAA